The Pyxidicoccus sp. MSG2 DNA segment GCTCCGGACAGGCGGCATGGGTGAGCACCAGCACCGCCCCGGAGGACAGCCCCACGTGCAGCGCGGCGGTGTGGACGGGGCGTCCGGACAGTGACGCCTGCACCCAGACTGGAGCGGCGCCCGCGAGCCACAGCGCCGCGTCGATGACATGGGACATGCCGCCCCAGTCGCCGGAAGCGCCGAGCAGGGGCCCGGCGCTGTCGCCTTCATCCACCGCGAAGCCGTTGCGCAGCGTGAGCGCGAGGTGGCGCACCGGCCGCTCCGAGAGCCAGGCCTTCAGCGCGCGCAGCGAAGGCAGCATGCGGTAGGGGAAGTTCACCGCGACGGGGCCCGCGTGGACCTGGAGCGCGCGCGCCTCCTCGGCGGTGCGGGGCAGCGGCTTCTCGCGGGCGAAGGGACTCGTAGCGGAGCGAGCGTGGGCGAGCAGGGCGCGTGCCTGCTCGGCGGTGCGGGTCAGTGGCTTCTCGCACAGGACGGGGCGGCCCGCGTTCAGCGCCATCTCCATGTGAGCACGGTGGGCCGCATCGGAAGAGGCCACCACCACCGCGTCCACGGCAGCGCACAATTCACGCACGTCCGTGGTGGCCAGGGGGATGCCCTCTCGCG contains these protein-coding regions:
- a CDS encoding Gfo/Idh/MocA family protein — encoded protein: MVRIGVIGTKWGLMHVGAFRAAGAEVTALCGQNPDNTRAVAAREGIPLATTDVRELCAAVDAVVVASSDAAHRAHMEMALNAGRPVLCEKPLTRTAEQARALLAHARSATSPFAREKPLPRTAEEARALQVHAGPVAVNFPYRMLPSLRALKAWLSERPVRHLALTLRNGFAVDEGDSAGPLLGASGDWGGMSHVIDAALWLAGAAPVWVQASLSGRPVHTAALHVGLSSGAVLVLTHAACPEPGIHGGWTLLGRGWEAGFSGGYVPLREGWCVSPVRGFEHGTWRDVAPGLEPRPGEREPWAQAHVEGARRFLGLLRGEPRDGLATLDDGATVQEVLAAAMVSEETGRRVHLESRSGA